A genomic window from Thermoanaerobaculia bacterium includes:
- a CDS encoding phospholipase D-like domain-containing protein, whose product MGLGDRHRGPRKTLTYEVIPVLGTGPGDLALRNAAAATIDVRIPRQVEDGIGTYFNRAVVSSQSFSSEFGKAPSGKKLEAAMDWLANGMQEAIPDFLETASDLEAAIYHLTDRRWVMPALQKFREAGGRGDLVYYLKPTDDASKAAADMLAGAKFAVHPRTKANIMHDKFIVRRQSGKPQAVLAGSANFTPEAITAQANVLHTFASPELARLYAAREELLRGDPTLAAIAPDGEWSKTIPVEKAKIRVFFSPESGRTSIDAVVKAVEGAKSSVIFCLFSPTDAPLLDALLAAGDEGKIMYGLLNSIADPTKKRKTEDPTKAGKEASPAAQVQVTVFNRSRKDRKVVAYNYFRPGSAPAGFLPEFSAIDTSAWSTNPPPKGAGKKGGGGTPAVHVHHKFLVIDADTDSPTIYTGSANMSNNSLHNNDENLLEIKDAPALAGAYFAEFMRLYGHYRARALWNQEHPPATGAAATAPKKKTGETLVLKRTRQAWAGKAYQAGTPEFLSRTRLA is encoded by the coding sequence GTGGGACTCGGGGATCGCCACCGCGGACCGCGGAAGACTCTCACCTACGAGGTCATCCCGGTCCTCGGCACCGGCCCGGGCGATCTCGCCCTTCGGAACGCCGCCGCAGCGACGATCGACGTCCGGATTCCACGGCAGGTGGAGGACGGCATCGGGACGTATTTCAACCGCGCCGTCGTCAGCTCCCAGTCTTTTTCCTCCGAGTTCGGGAAGGCTCCCTCCGGAAAGAAGCTCGAGGCGGCGATGGACTGGCTCGCCAACGGAATGCAGGAGGCGATTCCGGACTTCCTCGAAACGGCGAGCGATCTCGAGGCCGCGATCTATCACCTGACCGACCGGCGGTGGGTGATGCCCGCCCTGCAGAAATTCCGCGAGGCGGGCGGCCGCGGCGATCTCGTGTATTATCTGAAGCCGACGGACGACGCGAGCAAGGCTGCCGCCGACATGCTCGCGGGAGCGAAATTCGCCGTCCATCCCCGCACGAAGGCGAACATCATGCACGACAAGTTCATCGTCCGCCGCCAATCGGGGAAGCCGCAGGCGGTCCTCGCCGGGTCCGCCAACTTCACTCCCGAAGCGATCACGGCCCAGGCGAACGTCCTCCACACGTTCGCGTCCCCGGAGCTCGCCCGGCTCTACGCGGCGCGCGAGGAGCTCCTGCGAGGGGACCCGACGCTCGCGGCCATCGCCCCCGACGGAGAGTGGTCGAAAACCATCCCCGTCGAAAAGGCGAAGATCCGCGTCTTCTTCTCGCCCGAATCGGGGCGGACGTCGATCGACGCCGTGGTCAAGGCCGTCGAAGGCGCGAAGAGCTCGGTCATCTTCTGCCTCTTCTCCCCGACGGACGCGCCATTGCTCGACGCCCTTCTCGCCGCCGGCGACGAGGGGAAGATCATGTACGGCCTTCTCAACAGCATCGCGGACCCGACGAAGAAGAGGAAAACGGAGGACCCGACGAAGGCGGGGAAGGAAGCGTCGCCCGCCGCGCAGGTGCAGGTCACCGTCTTCAACCGCTCCCGAAAGGACAGGAAGGTCGTCGCGTACAACTACTTCCGGCCCGGCTCGGCGCCGGCCGGCTTCCTTCCCGAGTTCAGCGCGATCGACACCAGCGCGTGGAGCACGAATCCTCCGCCGAAGGGAGCCGGAAAGAAAGGCGGGGGCGGGACACCGGCCGTCCACGTCCACCACAAGTTCCTCGTGATCGACGCCGACACCGATTCCCCCACGATCTACACGGGGAGCGCGAACATGAGCAACAACAGCCTCCACAACAACGACGAGAACCTGCTCGAGATCAAGGACGCGCCCGCGCTCGCGGGCGCCTATTTCGCCGAGTTCATGCGGCTCTACGGCCACTACCGCGCCCGCGCGCTCTGGAACCAGGAGCATCCGCCCGCGACGGGCGCCGCCGCGACCGCACCGAAGAAGAAGACGGGCGAAACCCTCGTCCTGAAGCGAACACGCCAGGCGTGGGCCGGGAAGGCCTACCAGGCCGGGACGCCG
- a CDS encoding nuclear transport factor 2 family protein — MTDPSNRRPPFPPFTLETAIQKVRLAEDAWNTREPERVALAYSVDSVWRNRAEFLAGREEIVQFLRRKWAKELDYRLIKEVWAFHEARIAVRFAYEWHDDAGTWFRAYGNENWEFDEDGLMKRRHASINDLPIKESERKYRWPLGRRPDGHPGLSDLGL, encoded by the coding sequence ATGACCGATCCGTCGAATCGCCGGCCGCCGTTCCCTCCTTTCACCCTCGAGACCGCGATCCAGAAAGTGCGCCTGGCCGAGGATGCGTGGAACACGCGCGAACCCGAGCGCGTGGCGCTCGCCTACTCCGTCGACAGCGTCTGGCGCAATCGCGCGGAGTTCCTCGCCGGGAGGGAGGAGATCGTGCAGTTCCTCCGGCGCAAATGGGCGAAGGAGCTCGACTATCGCCTCATCAAGGAGGTCTGGGCTTTCCACGAAGCCCGGATCGCCGTTCGGTTCGCCTACGAATGGCACGATGACGCGGGCACCTGGTTCCGGGCCTACGGCAACGAAAACTGGGAGTTCGACGAGGACGGCCTGATGAAGCGGCGTCACGCGAGCATCAACGACCTGCCGATCAAGGAATCGGAGAGGAAATACCGGTGGCCGCTCGGGCGCCGTCCCGACGGGCACCCGGGCCTGTCGGATCTCGGGCTGTGA
- a CDS encoding YceI family protein, translated as MRFLRIPALLLLAAGASAAPAEWKIDPNHSAAQFTVRHLMVSNVRGEFGNVRGTILFDDSDPSKTTIDATIDATTVNTRVSGRDDDLKSPNFFDVAKYPEITFRSTAVRSTGPNTFDVTGNLTMRGVTKPVTLHVEATDAVKDPRGNERKGAEATTKLSRREFGVSADPTIVGDEVRITIDLEAVRKAQS; from the coding sequence GTGAGATTCCTCCGAATTCCGGCTCTCCTCCTCCTTGCCGCCGGGGCCTCGGCGGCGCCCGCCGAATGGAAGATCGACCCGAACCATTCCGCCGCGCAGTTCACGGTCCGCCACCTGATGGTCTCGAACGTTCGGGGCGAGTTCGGAAACGTCCGGGGGACGATCCTCTTCGACGATTCGGACCCCTCGAAGACGACCATCGACGCGACGATCGATGCGACGACGGTGAACACGCGCGTTTCGGGCCGGGACGACGACCTGAAGAGCCCGAACTTCTTCGACGTCGCGAAATATCCGGAGATCACGTTCCGGTCGACCGCGGTCAGGTCGACCGGCCCGAACACGTTCGATGTGACCGGGAACCTCACCATGCGGGGAGTGACGAAGCCCGTCACGCTCCACGTCGAGGCCACCGACGCCGTGAAAGACCCCCGGGGGAACGAGCGAAAGGGCGCCGAAGCGACGACGAAGCTCAGCCGCAGGGAATTCGGCGTCAGCGCCGATCCGACGATCGTCGGCGACGAGGTCCGCATCACGATCGACCTCGAAGCGGTACGGAAGGCGCAGAGCTAG
- a CDS encoding hemolysin III family protein, with translation MGRNEIFNSVTHLAGSVFAVAGLAALVSTSLRTGDPWKIASFSIYGVAMVALYLFSTLYHAITGPAKRIFRKLDHTSIYVLIAGTYAPFALVSLRRAGGAWLLALVWALAAAGIAQEFLLPRRIRALSVSLYLLMGWLAAAFFLPLLRAIGPRGIGWLLAGGLLYTTGVFFYLVDEKYAHSHGVFHLFVLGGSVLHFVAVMFYVA, from the coding sequence ATCGGCCGGAACGAGATCTTCAACAGCGTCACGCATCTCGCCGGTTCGGTCTTCGCCGTCGCGGGGCTCGCCGCGCTCGTCTCGACGTCGCTCCGGACGGGCGATCCGTGGAAGATCGCGAGCTTTTCGATCTACGGCGTGGCGATGGTCGCGCTGTACCTCTTCTCGACGCTCTACCATGCGATCACGGGGCCCGCCAAGCGGATCTTCCGGAAGCTCGATCACACGAGCATCTACGTGCTGATCGCCGGCACCTACGCGCCGTTCGCCCTCGTGAGCCTCCGCCGGGCCGGAGGCGCGTGGCTCCTCGCGCTCGTCTGGGCCCTCGCGGCCGCCGGGATCGCCCAGGAGTTCCTGCTGCCGCGTCGGATCCGGGCGCTGTCGGTTTCGCTGTACCTGCTCATGGGATGGCTGGCCGCGGCGTTCTTCCTGCCGCTCCTGCGGGCGATCGGCCCGCGCGGAATCGGGTGGCTGCTCGCGGGAGGTCTGCTCTATACGACCGGAGTCTTCTTCTATCTGGTCGACGAGAAGTACGCTCACAGCCACGGCGTGTTCCACCTGTTCGTGCTCGGCGGGAGCGTCCTTCATTTCGTCGCCGTGATGTTCTACGTCGCCTGA